The Streptomyces sp. Mut1 genome window below encodes:
- a CDS encoding GNAT family N-acetyltransferase, with product MTEQPEPTLWVTTDTCGLGPYRADLVETYWWWEQEPTLMVGYGRQAPESVEARAEGMAHQLRGANLRFTVYDLAESAPVPVGVSTLLPDEAVRTAEFVIMLGKDARGRGLGTEATRLTLDYGFHVANLRAVWLKVLAPNIAAIRAYEKAGFRSAGRLREAGYWLGETCDELVFDALAKEFAGPSAVKALFGTA from the coding sequence GTGACCGAACAGCCCGAGCCGACCCTCTGGGTCACTACCGACACCTGCGGCCTCGGCCCCTACCGTGCCGACCTGGTCGAGACGTACTGGTGGTGGGAGCAGGAGCCGACCCTGATGGTCGGCTACGGGCGTCAGGCGCCGGAGTCGGTGGAGGCCCGTGCCGAGGGCATGGCCCATCAGCTCCGGGGGGCGAACCTGCGCTTCACGGTCTACGACCTTGCTGAAAGCGCGCCCGTGCCGGTCGGGGTGAGCACGTTGTTGCCGGACGAGGCCGTCCGTACTGCCGAGTTCGTCATCATGCTCGGCAAGGATGCCCGTGGCCGGGGGCTCGGGACGGAAGCGACCCGGCTGACGCTCGACTACGGCTTTCACGTGGCCAATCTCCGCGCGGTCTGGCTGAAGGTGCTGGCGCCCAACATTGCCGCGATCCGCGCGTACGAGAAGGCCGGGTTCCGGAGCGCCGGCCGACTGCGGGAGGCGGGGTACTGGCTCGGGGAGACGTGTGACGAGTTGGTCTTCGACGCCCTCGCGAAGGAGTTCGCCGGGCCCTCCGCGGTGAAGGCCCTCTTCGGCACTGCCTGA
- a CDS encoding nuclear transport factor 2 family protein — MEPSETVQLLWDRMQDRDWPGLGRLLAQDVVVEWPVSGERILGRDNYVRVNAEYPEGWSIKVLRIVASGDEVVSEVEVPHDTMGVHRVASFWTVHNGLITNGREYWTELGTDPSPDWRAPYVERV, encoded by the coding sequence ATGGAACCTTCCGAGACCGTCCAGCTGCTCTGGGACCGCATGCAGGACCGCGACTGGCCGGGCCTCGGCCGCCTCCTCGCGCAGGACGTGGTGGTGGAGTGGCCGGTCAGCGGCGAACGCATCCTCGGCCGCGACAACTACGTGCGCGTCAACGCGGAGTACCCGGAGGGCTGGTCGATCAAGGTCCTGCGCATCGTGGCGTCGGGGGACGAGGTGGTCAGCGAGGTGGAGGTCCCGCACGACACGATGGGCGTCCACCGGGTGGCATCCTTCTGGACCGTTCACAACGGCCTGATCACCAACGGCCGCGAATACTGGACGGAGCTGGGCACGGACCCGTCGCCCGACTGGCGCGCCCCGTACGTCGAGCGCGTCTGA
- a CDS encoding ABC transporter ATP-binding protein translates to MTGPGAEPETEPPTTEPRVPEPAVIEAPETEPRVTEPAVIETRGLTKRFRGGQLAVDGLDLTVPAGSVFGFLGPNGSGKTTTIRMLMGLIAPTSGTASVLGRPMPDASRTVLPQVGALIEGPALYGFLSGRDNLVRYDRADPTADPRTRTARVGDALERVGLAPAAGKKARAYSLGMKQRLGLAAALLRPRRLLVLDEPTNGLDPQGMREIRALVRELAADGTTVFLSSHLLDEIEQVCTHAAVMARGRLLTQGPVTGLAAGTGGRLAVTTPDPADAARVLKEHGLTGITLDGDRVRAEAPPATAELADLTAALVREGVRVRAFGVERASLEDAFVALTGEGFDVAG, encoded by the coding sequence ATGACAGGGCCCGGCGCAGAGCCCGAGACCGAGCCGCCCACCACGGAGCCACGGGTGCCCGAGCCGGCCGTGATCGAGGCGCCCGAGACCGAGCCACGGGTGACCGAGCCGGCCGTGATCGAGACGCGGGGGCTGACCAAGCGCTTCCGGGGCGGTCAGCTCGCCGTGGACGGGCTCGACCTCACCGTCCCCGCCGGCAGCGTCTTTGGCTTCCTCGGGCCCAACGGCTCGGGCAAGACCACCACCATCCGCATGCTCATGGGCCTGATCGCCCCGACCTCCGGCACCGCGAGCGTCCTCGGCCGCCCCATGCCGGACGCGTCGCGCACGGTGCTCCCGCAGGTCGGCGCGCTGATCGAGGGCCCCGCGCTGTACGGGTTCCTGAGCGGCCGGGACAACCTCGTGCGCTACGACCGGGCCGACCCCACCGCCGACCCGCGCACCCGCACCGCCCGCGTCGGCGACGCCCTGGAACGGGTCGGGCTCGCCCCGGCGGCCGGCAAGAAGGCCCGCGCCTACTCGCTGGGCATGAAACAGCGACTGGGCCTGGCCGCCGCCCTGCTCAGACCCCGCAGGCTCCTCGTCCTGGACGAGCCGACCAACGGCCTGGACCCGCAGGGCATGCGCGAGATCCGCGCCCTGGTCCGCGAACTGGCGGCGGACGGCACGACCGTGTTCCTCTCCTCGCACCTCCTGGACGAGATCGAGCAGGTCTGCACGCACGCCGCGGTGATGGCCCGGGGCCGGCTCCTCACCCAGGGCCCCGTCACCGGCCTCGCCGCGGGCACCGGCGGCCGTCTCGCGGTCACCACCCCGGACCCGGCCGACGCCGCGCGCGTACTGAAGGAGCACGGGCTCACCGGCATCACGCTGGACGGCGACCGGGTACGCGCCGAGGCCCCGCCGGCCACGGCCGAACTCGCCGACCTCACGGCGGCATTGGTACGGGAAGGCGTCCGGGTGCGCGCGTTCGGCGTCGAACGGGCGTCGCTGGAGGACGCGTTCGTGGCTCTGACGGGAGAGGGATTTGATGTCGCAGGCTGA
- a CDS encoding TetR/AcrR family transcriptional regulator yields the protein MTELEKGPTGRRRGRGARERILSASQRLFREQGINRTGMEQLCAAAEVSKRTAYQHFSSKDELVAEYLRRFDPTVLSGVLDHADLTPRERLLAAFEIPPTTPLCPYIAAAVELHDPQHPASQYARDYKNAVAARLADTAREAGAADPERLGEQLALLLDGAAARTRVLDADAFPTAAAIAAALIDNAIAATDSDEH from the coding sequence ATGACGGAGTTGGAGAAAGGCCCCACGGGTCGCCGCCGCGGCCGGGGCGCCCGCGAGCGCATCCTCAGCGCGTCCCAGCGGCTGTTCCGCGAGCAGGGCATCAACCGCACCGGCATGGAACAGCTGTGCGCGGCGGCCGAGGTGTCCAAGCGCACGGCCTACCAGCACTTCTCCAGCAAGGACGAACTCGTCGCCGAGTACCTGCGCCGGTTCGACCCCACAGTCCTGTCCGGCGTGCTCGACCACGCCGACCTCACACCCCGCGAACGGCTCCTCGCCGCCTTCGAGATCCCCCCCACCACACCGCTGTGCCCCTATATCGCCGCTGCCGTCGAACTCCACGACCCCCAGCACCCCGCGTCCCAGTACGCGCGCGACTACAAGAACGCCGTCGCCGCGCGGCTCGCCGACACCGCCCGCGAAGCCGGCGCCGCCGACCCCGAACGGCTCGGCGAGCAGCTCGCGCTGCTCCTCGACGGCGCCGCGGCCCGTACGCGGGTCCTCGACGCCGACGCCTTCCCCACCGCCGCCGCCATCGCCGCCGCCCTCATCGACAACGCCATCGCCGCCACAGACAGCGATGAGCACTGA
- a CDS encoding SDR family NAD(P)-dependent oxidoreductase, whose amino-acid sequence MGKLDGKVAVITGGTSGMALAGAKLFVEEGAHVFITGRRQDALDEAVKQIGRNVTGVQGDAADLDDLDRLYDTVKREKGSLDVLWASAGGGEPAPLGEITEAQFDTWFGLNARGTLFTVQKALPLLNDGGSILMTGSNASLGAFPGWSVYAGSKAVQQAWARVWLNELKDRRIRVNVLTPGQVATAKQAELFDEATKRQFESLIPRGQMGRPDEIATAALFLASDDSSYVNGMELVADGGTTAL is encoded by the coding sequence ATGGGAAAGCTCGACGGCAAGGTCGCGGTCATCACCGGCGGCACCTCTGGCATGGCGCTGGCAGGCGCGAAGCTGTTCGTAGAAGAGGGAGCACATGTCTTCATCACCGGCCGTCGCCAGGACGCCCTGGACGAGGCCGTGAAGCAGATCGGCCGCAACGTCACCGGCGTCCAGGGCGACGCCGCCGACCTGGACGACCTGGACCGGCTGTACGACACCGTCAAGCGGGAGAAGGGAAGCCTCGACGTGCTGTGGGCCAGTGCCGGCGGAGGCGAGCCCGCCCCGCTCGGCGAGATCACCGAGGCCCAGTTCGACACCTGGTTCGGGCTCAACGCCCGCGGCACCCTGTTCACCGTCCAAAAGGCCCTGCCGCTCCTCAACGACGGCGGCTCCATCCTCATGACCGGTTCCAACGCCTCCCTCGGCGCCTTCCCCGGCTGGAGCGTCTACGCCGGCAGCAAGGCCGTCCAGCAGGCATGGGCACGCGTCTGGCTCAACGAGCTCAAGGACCGCCGCATCCGCGTCAACGTCCTGACCCCCGGCCAGGTCGCCACCGCCAAGCAGGCGGAACTCTTCGACGAGGCCACCAAGCGCCAGTTCGAGTCCCTCATCCCCCGCGGCCAGATGGGCCGCCCCGATGAAATCGCCACCGCCGCCCTCTTCCTCGCCTCCGACGACTCCAGCTACGTCAACGGCATGGAACTCGTCGCGGACGGCGGCACCACCGCCCTCTGA
- a CDS encoding polyprenyl synthetase family protein has product MTVVGPFGLSVRDQALETGVQAGLAAVESGLLDATKSDVPFITEAAQHLVRAGGKRFRPLLAMLAAQFGDSEAPGVVPAAVVVELTHLATLYHDDVMDEADVRRGVPSANSRWGNSVAVLTGDFLFARASHILADLGPEAVRIQAEAFERLVTGQILETAGPRDGRDPVEHYLEVMRGKTGSLIAVACRFGAMMSGAGEPTTDILTQYGERLGVAFQLADDVLDIASDSHESGKTPGTDLLEGIPTLPVLHLRAQAEADGKPDDLALVELLDGDLGDPDALAEALRLLRAHPALAQARRDTVRYAQEARATLKPLPECYAKLALEEMCDAVVHRAG; this is encoded by the coding sequence GTGACCGTCGTCGGGCCGTTCGGACTGAGCGTGCGGGACCAGGCTCTTGAGACCGGTGTCCAGGCCGGTTTGGCTGCTGTCGAGTCGGGCCTGCTCGATGCCACCAAGAGCGACGTGCCCTTCATCACGGAAGCCGCTCAGCACCTGGTGCGGGCGGGTGGCAAGAGGTTCCGGCCGCTGCTGGCGATGCTGGCCGCCCAGTTCGGGGACTCCGAGGCCCCGGGCGTGGTGCCCGCCGCCGTGGTCGTGGAGCTGACCCACCTCGCGACGCTGTACCACGACGACGTCATGGACGAGGCCGATGTGCGGCGCGGGGTCCCCAGCGCCAATTCCCGCTGGGGCAACTCGGTCGCCGTGCTGACCGGCGATTTCCTCTTCGCGCGCGCGTCGCACATCCTGGCCGACCTCGGCCCCGAGGCCGTCCGCATCCAGGCGGAGGCGTTCGAGCGCCTGGTCACCGGCCAGATCCTGGAGACGGCAGGACCGCGCGACGGCCGCGACCCCGTCGAGCACTACCTCGAAGTGATGCGCGGCAAGACCGGCTCGCTGATCGCCGTCGCCTGCCGGTTCGGCGCGATGATGTCCGGCGCAGGCGAGCCCACGACCGACATCCTCACCCAGTACGGTGAACGGCTCGGCGTGGCCTTCCAGCTCGCCGACGACGTCCTCGACATCGCGTCCGACTCCCACGAGTCCGGCAAGACGCCCGGCACGGACCTGCTGGAGGGCATCCCGACCCTCCCCGTCCTCCACCTCAGGGCGCAGGCCGAGGCCGACGGCAAGCCGGACGACCTGGCCCTGGTCGAACTGCTCGACGGCGACCTCGGCGACCCGGACGCGCTCGCCGAGGCGTTGCGCCTGCTGCGCGCCCACCCGGCACTCGCCCAGGCCCGGCGCGACACCGTCAGGTACGCCCAGGAGGCGCGGGCCACGCTGAAGCCGCTGCCCGAGTGCTACGCCAAGCTCGCGCTCGAAGAGATGTGCGACGCGGTGGTCCACCGCGCGGGCTGA
- a CDS encoding peptide MFS transporter produces MSHAAAETEPAQPPPADDHAFFGQPRGLMTLSGLEVWERFSFLGMQAILVLYFADTVAHGGMGMEPGTAASVSAAYGTLVYLVSVAGGWLADRILGSYRAVLYGGILIACGHYAMAVPTDAMTWVGLGLISAGTGLLKPNVATMVGKLYRTEDERRDAGFALYYMGINIGAFLGPLITGWLGDHASWHWGFSAAAFGMTLGLIQYVAGRRHLAGRKHAAEYALAPGPMRRAVLLIVVGAVVVAAAATGLALAGWLTMDRFVDVLTLISVIAPVVYFVVMFRSPRVTAEERGRLRPYVVLFLASVVFNFILFQAYSTMMLLASTNARTEVFGFHFPASWYASALGAFEVALAPVVAAVWARMGPRQPHASNKIAIGVVLGGLSFLLMVLPTSGHSGDTYKMAAWWIVGSYLLLGLGDILLETSGMSATTKLAPRAFSSQTMALWFLSLALANGIQAQIVKLYGEVSNPAYFGVNGAVAVVAGVAVIAAAPWLKRTMHPVH; encoded by the coding sequence TTGTCCCACGCAGCCGCAGAGACCGAACCGGCGCAGCCGCCCCCGGCTGACGACCATGCCTTTTTCGGCCAGCCCCGGGGTCTGATGACCCTGTCCGGCCTGGAGGTGTGGGAGCGGTTCTCGTTCCTCGGCATGCAGGCGATCCTGGTCCTCTATTTCGCGGACACGGTCGCGCACGGCGGCATGGGCATGGAGCCCGGGACCGCCGCCTCCGTCTCCGCCGCGTACGGCACGCTCGTCTATCTGGTGTCGGTGGCCGGGGGCTGGCTCGCCGACCGCATCCTCGGCTCGTACCGGGCCGTCCTGTACGGCGGCATCCTCATCGCCTGCGGGCACTACGCCATGGCGGTGCCCACGGATGCCATGACCTGGGTGGGCCTCGGCCTGATCAGTGCCGGTACGGGGCTGCTCAAGCCCAATGTGGCCACGATGGTCGGCAAGCTCTACCGGACCGAGGACGAGCGCCGGGACGCGGGCTTCGCCCTCTACTACATGGGCATCAACATCGGCGCGTTCCTCGGCCCCCTGATCACCGGCTGGCTGGGTGACCACGCGAGCTGGCACTGGGGCTTCTCGGCCGCCGCGTTCGGCATGACGCTCGGCCTCATCCAGTACGTGGCGGGCCGCCGTCACCTGGCCGGGCGAAAGCACGCCGCCGAATACGCGCTGGCCCCCGGACCCATGCGCCGCGCGGTCCTGCTCATCGTCGTCGGGGCCGTGGTGGTCGCGGCGGCGGCCACCGGGCTGGCCCTGGCCGGCTGGCTGACCATGGACCGGTTCGTGGACGTGCTCACCCTCATCTCGGTGATCGCCCCGGTCGTCTACTTCGTGGTGATGTTCCGCAGCCCCCGCGTCACCGCCGAGGAGCGCGGCAGGCTGCGCCCGTACGTGGTGCTGTTCCTGGCCTCCGTCGTCTTCAACTTCATCCTCTTCCAGGCGTACTCGACCATGATGCTGCTCGCGTCGACCAACGCCCGTACGGAGGTCTTCGGCTTCCACTTCCCGGCCAGTTGGTACGCCTCGGCGCTCGGCGCCTTCGAGGTGGCGCTCGCCCCGGTGGTCGCGGCCGTCTGGGCGAGGATGGGGCCGCGCCAGCCGCACGCGTCCAACAAGATCGCCATCGGGGTGGTCCTCGGCGGCCTCTCGTTCCTGCTGATGGTCCTGCCCACCTCCGGCCACTCGGGCGACACGTACAAGATGGCCGCCTGGTGGATCGTCGGCTCCTACCTGCTGCTCGGGCTCGGCGACATCCTGCTGGAGACCTCCGGGATGTCCGCGACCACCAAGCTCGCCCCCAGGGCGTTCTCCAGCCAGACCATGGCGCTCTGGTTCCTCTCACTGGCCCTCGCCAACGGCATCCAGGCCCAGATCGTGAAGCTGTACGGCGAGGTGTCCAACCCCGCCTACTTCGGTGTCAATGGCGCTGTCGCGGTGGTGGCCGGTGTGGCCGTCATCGCCGCCGCCCCCTGGCTCAAGCGCACCATGCACCCCGTCCACTGA
- a CDS encoding helix-turn-helix domain-containing protein, which yields MNRKELEPDSSPQAAFGARLRSLREARGWKQEDVAEHTGYSSTHISAVETGRKNPTLRFARQADRAFGIEETADTFEREWREIKHGSLLEGFPQYVGYEGRAVELRLYEIGIIPGLLQTPDYARVLAESAVRRGAIAQEQADERVSVLAERQAALVRAKPPMLFVTMDESCVRRPVGGPEVMDAQLERLIEVAEMPNTLLQIAPYEIGERRTFDLPVTLLTLPDRSVVCYAESQAQGHLDRESTSVLPMLTAYHQLQAESLSQSASVAMIRQLRKGTS from the coding sequence TTGAACCGCAAGGAGTTGGAGCCCGACAGCAGCCCTCAGGCCGCCTTCGGCGCGCGCCTCCGCAGCCTGCGTGAGGCCCGGGGATGGAAGCAGGAGGACGTCGCCGAACACACGGGCTACTCCAGCACCCACATCTCGGCCGTGGAAACCGGGCGCAAAAATCCAACCCTCCGTTTCGCACGCCAAGCTGACAGGGCGTTCGGCATTGAGGAGACCGCTGACACGTTCGAGCGCGAGTGGCGGGAGATCAAGCACGGCTCGCTTCTGGAGGGCTTCCCCCAGTACGTCGGATACGAGGGCCGGGCGGTCGAACTCCGCCTGTACGAGATCGGGATCATCCCGGGCCTGCTGCAAACCCCGGACTACGCACGGGTGCTGGCCGAAAGCGCGGTGCGGCGTGGGGCGATCGCGCAGGAGCAAGCGGACGAACGCGTCTCGGTCCTGGCGGAACGGCAGGCGGCCCTCGTGCGCGCCAAGCCGCCCATGCTGTTCGTCACCATGGACGAAAGCTGCGTCCGCCGCCCCGTGGGCGGCCCGGAAGTCATGGACGCCCAGCTGGAACGGCTGATCGAGGTCGCCGAGATGCCCAACACCCTGCTTCAGATCGCCCCGTACGAGATAGGGGAACGGCGCACGTTCGACCTGCCCGTTACCCTCCTGACTCTTCCGGACCGGTCCGTCGTCTGTTACGCCGAGTCCCAGGCTCAAGGCCACCTGGACCGAGAAAGCACGTCGGTGCTTCCCATGCTGACGGCATACCATCAGCTACAGGCCGAGTCGCTGTCTCAATCAGCATCCGTAGCCATGATCAGGCAACTGCGAAAGGGCACATCGTGA
- a CDS encoding ABC transporter permease yields the protein MSQAETVGAGRNPLWTFGILRSELTTTLRRWRTLALLGVLAAVPVLIGIAVRIETADGSSAGPGGGEGGPAFLSQVTNNGLFLVFASLAATLPVFLPMAVGVIAGDAVAGEANAGTLRYLLVAPAGRTRLLLAKYAATLGFCLVATLVVAASALAVGALLFPLGEVTTISGTTIGFGEGLLRAGLVAVFVAASLTGFAALGLFVSTLTNSGIAAMAATVGVLITVQIVDTIPQLSGVHPYLFPHYWLSFADLLRTPVYWDEVLKNLELQALYAAVFGSAAWARFTAKDITA from the coding sequence ATGTCGCAGGCTGAAACCGTGGGCGCGGGACGCAACCCCCTGTGGACGTTCGGCATCCTCCGCTCCGAACTGACCACCACCCTGCGCCGCTGGCGCACGCTCGCCCTGCTCGGGGTGCTGGCCGCCGTCCCCGTACTGATCGGGATCGCGGTCCGCATCGAGACGGCCGACGGCTCGTCGGCCGGTCCGGGCGGCGGGGAGGGCGGCCCGGCGTTCCTGTCCCAGGTGACCAACAACGGCCTCTTCCTGGTCTTCGCCTCCCTCGCCGCGACCCTGCCCGTCTTCCTGCCCATGGCGGTCGGCGTCATTGCGGGCGACGCCGTGGCGGGCGAGGCCAACGCGGGCACGCTGCGCTATCTGCTGGTCGCCCCGGCCGGCCGGACTCGGCTGCTCCTCGCCAAGTACGCCGCAACGCTGGGCTTCTGCCTGGTCGCGACGCTCGTCGTGGCCGCGTCAGCGCTGGCGGTCGGCGCGCTGCTGTTCCCCCTGGGCGAGGTCACGACGATCTCCGGGACCACGATCGGCTTCGGCGAGGGGCTGCTGAGGGCGGGGCTCGTCGCGGTGTTCGTCGCCGCGTCCCTGACCGGTTTCGCGGCGCTCGGCCTCTTCGTCTCGACGCTCACCAACAGCGGGATCGCGGCCATGGCGGCGACGGTCGGGGTGCTCATCACCGTACAGATCGTGGACACCATTCCCCAGCTGAGCGGGGTCCACCCCTACCTCTTCCCGCACTACTGGCTGTCCTTCGCGGACCTGCTGCGCACACCCGTCTACTGGGACGAGGTACTGAAGAACCTGGAGCTCCAGGCGTTGTACGCGGCGGTGTTCGGCTCGGCGGCCTGGGCACGCTTCACGGCGAAGGACATCACCGCGTGA
- a CDS encoding DUF397 domain-containing protein, translated as MTTESPRWYTSSYSNNGGQCVQVATNLAATTGLVPVRDSKNPAGPTLGLHADAFATFVDGVRRGGFDTV; from the coding sequence GTGACGACCGAATCCCCCCGCTGGTACACCTCCTCGTACAGCAACAACGGCGGCCAGTGCGTCCAGGTCGCCACCAACCTCGCCGCCACCACCGGCCTGGTCCCCGTCCGCGACTCCAAGAACCCCGCCGGCCCCACCCTGGGCCTCCACGCCGACGCGTTCGCCACCTTCGTGGACGGCGTCAGGCGCGGCGGGTTCGACACCGTCTGA
- a CDS encoding TetR/AcrR family transcriptional regulator, translating to MNTSPSSSPSSMRRSESSRRATLDAALDLCTERGYGRVTIEAIAARAGVSKKTIYRWWPSKSAVLLEAFTEMLVTATPFTDTGDIAEDLRTHISGAVAVLAVPPFGPAYAGILSEVHHDDELAETVRTQLIEPRVQEAVDRLRSAQTQGQIPPDADLHLAVEMLYGPVYYRHLLRKPMQDEAAVAKLVDHVLRSLGAAAG from the coding sequence ATGAACACATCGCCGAGTTCATCGCCCAGCTCAATGCGCCGGAGCGAGAGCTCACGCAGAGCGACCCTGGACGCCGCACTGGACCTGTGCACGGAGAGGGGCTACGGCCGGGTCACGATCGAGGCGATCGCGGCGCGGGCGGGTGTCAGCAAGAAGACGATCTACCGCTGGTGGCCGTCGAAGAGCGCGGTGCTGCTCGAAGCGTTCACGGAGATGCTGGTGACGGCGACCCCCTTCACCGACACCGGGGACATCGCCGAGGACCTGCGCACCCATATCTCGGGCGCGGTCGCCGTCCTCGCCGTACCCCCCTTCGGCCCGGCGTACGCGGGGATACTCTCCGAGGTCCACCACGACGACGAGCTGGCCGAAACGGTACGCACCCAGCTGATCGAACCCCGCGTCCAGGAGGCGGTCGACCGCCTGCGTAGCGCCCAGACCCAGGGCCAGATCCCCCCGGACGCCGACCTGCACCTCGCGGTGGAGATGCTCTACGGCCCCGTGTACTACCGCCATCTGCTGCGCAAGCCGATGCAGGACGAGGCCGCGGTGGCGAAGCTGGTCGACCACGTACTGCGGTCGCTGGGGGCGGCGGCGGGCTGA
- a CDS encoding HAD family hydrolase, with amino-acid sequence MPIPPAYALVATDLDGTLLRGDDTVGPRTRAALGLVRDAGARHLVVTGRPVPGVRELLAGLGYQGLAVCGQGTQVYDAGAGRTVRVVTLDAEAADAALGKIEAQVGQVFAAVDQDGAHGRTLIEPGYRMPHATLPAQRTRHRDELWAEPVIKVLIRHPELSDEALAAEARAVVGDLATVTHSGPGTVELQPYGVDKGAGIALAAEEMGVDPRASIAFGDMPNDLPMFRSCGYGVAMGNAHPTLRAVADEVTLSNEDDGIAVVLERVFG; translated from the coding sequence ATGCCCATCCCACCCGCATATGCGCTCGTCGCCACCGACCTGGACGGCACCCTGCTGCGCGGCGACGACACCGTCGGCCCCCGCACCCGCGCCGCGCTCGGTCTGGTCCGGGACGCCGGGGCCCGGCATCTGGTGGTCACCGGGCGGCCGGTGCCCGGGGTGCGGGAGCTGCTGGCGGGGCTCGGGTATCAGGGGCTCGCCGTCTGCGGGCAGGGGACTCAGGTGTACGACGCCGGGGCCGGGCGTACCGTCCGGGTGGTCACGCTCGACGCGGAGGCGGCCGACGCGGCGCTCGGGAAGATCGAGGCGCAGGTGGGGCAGGTCTTCGCGGCCGTCGATCAGGACGGGGCCCATGGGCGGACCCTGATCGAGCCCGGGTACCGGATGCCGCACGCCACGCTGCCCGCCCAGCGCACCCGGCACCGGGACGAGCTGTGGGCGGAGCCGGTCATCAAGGTGCTCATCCGGCACCCGGAGCTGAGTGACGAGGCGCTGGCCGCCGAGGCTCGGGCGGTCGTCGGGGACCTCGCCACCGTGACGCACTCCGGGCCCGGGACCGTCGAGCTCCAGCCGTACGGGGTCGACAAGGGCGCCGGGATCGCGCTGGCCGCCGAGGAGATGGGGGTGGACCCGCGCGCGTCGATCGCCTTCGGGGACATGCCCAACGACCTGCCGATGTTCCGCAGCTGCGGCTACGGCGTCGCGATGGGCAACGCCCACCCCACGCTGCGCGCGGTGGCCGACGAGGTGACCCTGTCCAACGAGGACGACGGGATAGCGGTCGTCCTGGAGCGGGTCTTCGGCTGA
- a CDS encoding LolA family protein yields the protein MAPNDSAETNGTAARGSAGRRKAARYIVPVAVAGVAAATIGLVPALASSGDPDLPKITAQELIEKIAASDTQQLSGTVKISTDLGIPSLGGLAGSLIPDTGGKDGSGADPQAKLTELVSGTHTLRVAVDGPDKQRLAILDKASEYSLIHNGDEVWAYDSASNEAYHADAEGKQSAHDKSARGKDQALPDGMPTTPKALAEQALKAADGNTSVTVDGTARVAGRDAYRLVLKPEQSGSTIGSITVAVDAENGVPLKFTLQPSSGGKAAVDAGFTSVDFAKPAASSFTFTPPKGAKVTEADEAERAGGHEKEAHKAIEEAKGDLGAFEGLNVIGEGWNSIAEIKTPGGAALPSEASDELPAEAQQFMDALGDKVTGKFGSGTVFKTRLVNALMTDDGRVYVGAVTKDALVEAANNAG from the coding sequence ATGGCACCGAACGACAGCGCGGAGACCAACGGCACGGCCGCTCGGGGGAGCGCCGGCCGCCGCAAGGCGGCGCGCTACATCGTCCCCGTAGCGGTGGCGGGGGTGGCGGCCGCGACGATCGGCCTGGTCCCGGCGCTCGCCAGCTCGGGCGACCCCGATCTGCCGAAGATCACCGCCCAGGAACTCATCGAGAAGATCGCCGCGTCGGACACGCAGCAGCTCTCCGGCACGGTGAAGATCAGCACGGACCTCGGCATCCCGTCCCTGGGCGGCCTGGCCGGCTCCCTGATCCCGGACACGGGCGGCAAGGACGGCTCCGGCGCCGACCCGCAGGCCAAGCTCACCGAGCTGGTCTCCGGCACGCACACCCTGCGGGTCGCCGTGGACGGCCCCGACAAGCAGCGCCTCGCCATCCTGGACAAGGCGTCCGAGTACAGCCTGATCCACAACGGCGACGAGGTCTGGGCCTACGACAGCGCGTCCAACGAGGCGTACCACGCCGACGCCGAGGGCAAGCAGTCCGCCCACGACAAGTCCGCCCGGGGCAAGGACCAGGCACTCCCCGACGGCATGCCCACCACCCCGAAGGCCCTGGCCGAGCAGGCGCTGAAGGCCGCCGACGGCAACACGTCCGTCACGGTCGACGGCACCGCCCGGGTCGCCGGACGTGACGCGTACCGCCTGGTCCTCAAGCCGGAGCAGAGCGGCTCCACGATCGGCTCCATCACCGTCGCCGTGGACGCGGAGAACGGCGTCCCGCTCAAGTTCACGCTCCAGCCCAGCAGCGGCGGCAAGGCGGCGGTCGACGCCGGGTTCACCTCGGTCGACTTCGCGAAGCCCGCCGCCTCCTCGTTCACCTTCACCCCGCCCAAGGGCGCGAAGGTCACCGAGGCCGACGAGGCGGAGCGGGCCGGGGGCCACGAGAAGGAGGCCCACAAGGCGATCGAGGAGGCCAAGGGCGACCTGGGTGCCTTCGAGGGGCTCAACGTGATCGGCGAGGGCTGGAACAGCATCGCCGAGATCAAGACCCCCGGCGGCGCGGCCCTTCCCTCCGAGGCGTCGGACGAGCTGCCGGCCGAGGCCCAGCAGTTCATGGACGCGCTCGGCGACAAGGTCACCGGCAAGTTCGGCTCGGGCACGGTCTTCAAGACCCGCCTGGTCAACGCCCTGATGACGGACGACGGCCGGGTCTACGTGGGCGCGGTCACCAAGGACGCGCTGGTCGAGGCCGCGAACAACGCGGGCTGA